In Bordetella holmesii ATCC 51541, the following proteins share a genomic window:
- a CDS encoding helix-turn-helix family protein, giving the protein MNTHKHARLTFLRRLEMVQQLIAHQVCVPEAARAYGVTAPTVRKWLGRFLAQGQAGLADASSRPTVSPRAIAPAKALAIVELRRKRLTQARIAQALGVSASTVSRVLARAGLSHLADLEPAEPVVRYEHQAPGDLLHIDIKKLGRIQRPGHRVTGNRRDTVEGAGWDFVFVAIDDHARVAFTDIHPDERFPSAVQFLKDAVAYYQRLGVTIQRLLTDNGSAFRSRAFAALCHELGIKHRFTRPYRPQTNGKAERFIQSALREWAYAHTYQNSQHRADAMKSWLHHYNWHRPHQGIGRAVPISRLNLDEYNLLTVHS; this is encoded by the coding sequence ATGAACACCCATAAGCATGCCCGATTGACCTTCCTACGTCGACTCGAAATGGTCCAGCAATTGATCGCCCATCAAGTTTGTGTGCCTGAAGCGGCCCGCGCCTATGGGGTCACCGCGCCGACTGTGCGCAAATGGCTGGGCCGCTTCCTGGCTCAGGGCCAGGCGGGCTTGGCCGATGCGTCCTCGCGCCCGACGGTCTCGCCCCGAGCGATTGCGCCGGCCAAGGCGCTGGCTATCGTGGAGCTGCGCCGCAAGCGGCTGACCCAAGCGCGCATCGCCCAGGCGCTGGGCGTGTCAGCCAGCACCGTCAGCCGCGTCCTGGCCCGCGCCGGTCTGTCGCACCTGGCCGACCTGGAGCCGGCCGAGCCGGTGGTGCGCTACGAGCATCAGGCCCCCGGCGATCTGCTGCACATCGACATCAAGAAGCTGGGACGTATCCAGCGCCCTGGCCACCGGGTCACGGGCAACCGACGCGATACCGTTGAGGGGGCCGGCTGGGACTTCGTCTTCGTGGCCATCGATGACCACGCCCGCGTGGCCTTCACCGACATCCACCCCGACGAGCGCTTCCCCAGCGCCGTCCAGTTCCTCAAGGACGCAGTGGCCTACTACCAGCGCCTGGGCGTGACCATCCAGCGCTTGCTCACCGACAATGGCTCGGCCTTTCGCAGCCGCGCCTTCGCCGCGCTGTGCCATGAGCTGGGCATCAAGCACCGCTTTACCCGACCTTACCGCCCACAGACCAATGGCAAGGCCGAACGCTTCATCCAGTCGGCCTTGCGTGAGTGGGCTTACGCTCACACCTACCAGAACTCCCAACACCGAGCCGATGCCATGAAATCCTGGCTACACCACTACAACTGGCATCGACCCCACCAAGGCATCGGGCGCGCTGTACCCATCTCCAGACTCAACCTGGACGAATACAACCTATTGACAGTTCACAGCTAG
- a CDS encoding tripartite tricarboxylate transporter receptor family protein, translating to MTRSLVSTSRRALLGGVLALTAGLSLLAPAAAQTDFPNKPLRFIVPYPPGGPLDTMARLLAEKVRDSLGQPVIVENKASAGGNIGADLVAKAAPDGYTLVMGAVATHAINPFLFANLPYDPVKDFAPITIVASVPNVLVMNVDFAQKNNINNVADLVAYAKKNPGRLNYGSGGNGSAGHLSGELLKARAGIAAEHIPYQGAAPAQLALLSGQSDFMFDNLAASAPLIKDGKVKALAVTTAKRSSLLPDVPTVEESGVKGFDLGTWFGVFVPGATPAPVVAKLNKAYTDALNRPEVRQRLLTMGSEQAPMSAEDFAAFVKAEKDKYGEIVSISGASLN from the coding sequence ATGACCCGTTCCCTCGTGTCCACCTCGCGCCGAGCGCTGCTCGGTGGCGTCCTCGCCCTGACTGCAGGCCTGTCGCTGCTCGCACCGGCTGCGGCACAGACCGATTTCCCGAATAAACCCCTGCGTTTCATCGTTCCTTATCCGCCCGGCGGCCCGCTCGACACTATGGCTCGCCTGCTGGCCGAAAAGGTGCGCGACTCCCTGGGCCAGCCCGTCATCGTCGAGAACAAGGCGAGCGCGGGGGGCAATATCGGCGCAGATCTGGTGGCCAAGGCCGCGCCCGATGGCTATACCCTGGTGATGGGGGCCGTAGCCACGCACGCCATCAATCCCTTCCTGTTTGCCAACCTGCCCTACGATCCGGTCAAGGACTTCGCGCCCATCACCATCGTGGCGTCGGTGCCCAATGTGCTGGTCATGAACGTCGACTTCGCGCAGAAGAACAACATCAACAACGTGGCTGATCTGGTCGCTTACGCCAAGAAGAATCCTGGTCGTCTGAACTACGGCTCGGGCGGCAATGGCAGTGCGGGCCATTTGTCCGGTGAGCTGCTCAAGGCGCGCGCCGGTATCGCCGCCGAGCATATCCCTTACCAGGGCGCCGCGCCGGCCCAACTGGCCTTGCTATCCGGTCAATCGGACTTCATGTTCGACAATCTGGCCGCCTCGGCTCCGCTCATCAAGGATGGCAAAGTCAAGGCGCTGGCAGTGACGACGGCCAAGCGCTCCTCGTTGCTGCCGGATGTGCCGACGGTGGAAGAGTCGGGCGTGAAGGGGTTTGACCTGGGCACCTGGTTTGGCGTGTTCGTGCCAGGCGCCACGCCGGCTCCTGTCGTTGCCAAACTCAACAAGGCCTACACCGATGCGCTCAATCGTCCCGAGGTGCGTCAGCGTCTGCTGACCATGGGTTCGGAGCAGGCGCCGATGAGTGCGGAAGACTTTGCCGCTTTCGTCAAGGCCGAAAAGGACAAGTACGGCGAGATCGTCAGTATCTCGGGTGCCAGCCTGAACTGA
- a CDS encoding carbohydrate kinase, FGGY family has protein sequence MLEGSVFVAGAAVQWLRDGLGIIQHAEDIEPLAASVADTDDVFMVPAFAGLGASELRVDGGAARNDLLMQMQADLLGVPVVRPRIAESTARGAAGLAGLAVGFWSDQQEFAAQWQAERRFEPRWPADVRLARMQRWRQAVELSKHWTLPA, from the coding sequence ATGCTCGAGGGAAGCGTCTTTGTCGCCGGCGCAGCGGTGCAATGGCTGCGCGACGGGCTGGGCATCATCCAGCATGCCGAAGACATCGAGCCTCTGGCCGCGAGTGTGGCCGATACGGATGACGTCTTCATGGTGCCAGCCTTTGCCGGACTGGGCGCCTCGGAATTGCGGGTCGATGGAGGCGCGGCGCGCAACGATCTGCTGATGCAGATGCAGGCCGATCTGCTGGGCGTGCCGGTGGTGCGCCCCCGTATTGCCGAATCCACCGCCCGAGGCGCAGCCGGCCTGGCCGGGCTGGCGGTCGGTTTCTGGAGCGATCAGCAAGAATTCGCCGCCCAGTGGCAGGCCGAACGCCGCTTCGAGCCGCGCTGGCCAGCCGATGTCCGCCTGGCGCGCATGCAGCGCTGGCGTCAGGCCGTCGAGTTGTCCAAGCATTGGACGCTGCCGGCCTGA
- a CDS encoding amino ABC transporter, permease, 3-TM region, His/Glu/Gln/Arg/opine family domain protein has product MKTRLFSSPLSILATVLLAWLLIMAVPALVEWAFIKADFTASSAQECRASGGACWAFIVEKHRLILFGTYPYDEQWRPLIASLILIAVIIISGMRRFWRPALALVWIVGLTLVAVLMWGGVLGLTYVENSRWGGLPLTLILSTFGIAFAFPIGVLLALGRRSHMPAIKTLCVVYIELIRGVPLISLLFMSSVMLPLFLPEGFSIDKLLRAQIAIIMFAAAYIAETVRGGLQAIPKGQYEGANSLGLSYWQKMRKIILPQALKIVIPPLVSIFIALFKDTSLVVIIGIFDLTLAAKAALSDAAWRGFSVEAYIFISLIYFVFCFSMSKYSQRLERRLATGHQR; this is encoded by the coding sequence ATGAAGACGCGTCTTTTCTCCTCGCCGCTATCCATTCTGGCCACGGTGCTGCTGGCCTGGCTGCTGATCATGGCGGTGCCCGCGCTGGTGGAGTGGGCGTTCATCAAAGCCGACTTCACGGCCAGTTCGGCGCAGGAGTGCCGTGCCTCGGGCGGCGCCTGCTGGGCGTTTATCGTCGAGAAGCACCGGCTCATCCTGTTTGGTACGTATCCCTACGATGAACAGTGGCGGCCGCTGATCGCCAGCCTCATCCTGATCGCGGTCATCATCATCAGTGGCATGCGCCGCTTCTGGAGGCCGGCGCTGGCGTTGGTGTGGATCGTCGGCCTGACCCTGGTCGCCGTGCTCATGTGGGGCGGTGTCCTGGGCCTGACTTACGTTGAGAACAGCCGCTGGGGCGGCCTGCCGCTGACCTTGATACTGTCGACCTTCGGTATCGCTTTCGCATTTCCGATCGGCGTGCTGCTGGCGTTGGGGCGTCGTTCCCATATGCCGGCCATCAAGACCCTCTGCGTGGTCTACATCGAGCTCATCCGTGGCGTGCCGCTCATCAGCCTGCTGTTCATGTCGTCGGTGATGCTGCCGCTGTTTCTGCCCGAAGGCTTTTCGATAGACAAGCTGCTGCGCGCGCAGATCGCCATCATCATGTTTGCGGCGGCGTATATCGCCGAGACGGTGCGGGGCGGTCTGCAGGCCATTCCCAAAGGGCAATACGAGGGAGCGAATTCGCTTGGCCTGTCGTACTGGCAGAAGATGCGCAAGATCATCCTGCCGCAGGCCTTGAAGATCGTCATTCCGCCCCTGGTCAGCATCTTCATCGCGCTGTTCAAGGACACTTCGCTGGTGGTGATCATCGGTATCTTCGATCTGACCCTGGCGGCCAAGGCGGCGTTGTCGGATGCGGCCTGGCGGGGTTTCAGCGTGGAAGCCTATATTTTTATTTCGCTGATCTACTTCGTCTTCTGCTTCTCGATGTCCAAATACAGCCAGCGGCTGGAGCGCCGCCTGGCGACCGGTCATCAACGATAG
- a CDS encoding FGGY family of carbohydrate kinase, N-terminal domain protein, producing MTTSDYVLALDQGTTSSRAIVFDRKGAVRGVGQREFRQYYPRPGWVEHDALEIWSSQLEVAREAIRNAGVSAADLAAIGITNQRETTLLWERSTGRPLARAIVWQDRRTAPLCEHLRRDGHADWLQSRTGLVVDAYFSGTKLAWLLDHVPGARQAAERGELAFGTVDTWLIWQLTHGAVHSTDPSNASRTMLFDLHTQAWNEDILALLNIPPSVLPQVAPSSAVIGQAHPQWLGAPSRLPA from the coding sequence GTGACGACGAGTGATTATGTGCTTGCGCTGGACCAGGGCACCACCAGCTCGCGAGCGATCGTTTTCGACCGCAAAGGCGCCGTGCGCGGCGTCGGCCAGCGGGAGTTTCGCCAATACTATCCACGCCCGGGCTGGGTAGAGCACGATGCCCTGGAGATCTGGAGCAGCCAGCTCGAAGTCGCGCGTGAAGCCATCCGCAATGCCGGCGTGAGCGCCGCCGACCTGGCAGCCATCGGTATTACCAATCAGCGTGAAACCACGCTGCTTTGGGAGCGCAGCACCGGGCGCCCCCTGGCGCGCGCCATCGTCTGGCAGGACCGCCGTACCGCACCCCTGTGCGAGCACCTGCGCCGCGACGGCCACGCCGACTGGCTGCAATCGCGCACGGGACTTGTCGTGGATGCGTATTTTTCCGGTACCAAGCTGGCCTGGCTGCTCGACCATGTGCCGGGTGCGCGTCAGGCGGCCGAACGCGGCGAGCTGGCTTTCGGCACCGTGGACACCTGGTTGATCTGGCAACTGACCCACGGCGCGGTTCACAGCACCGATCCCAGCAATGCCTCGCGCACCATGCTCTTTGATCTGCACACGCAGGCCTGGAACGAAGACATCCTGGCCTTGTTGAACATCCCGCCGTCCGTATTGCCCCAGGTCGCGCCCAGCAGCGCCGTCATCGGCCAGGCGCACCCCCAGTGGCTGGGGGCCCCATCCCGATTGCCGGCGTAG
- a CDS encoding carbohydrate kinase, FGGY family, whose protein sequence is MAGGPIPIAGVAGDQQAATFGQGCFAPGMAKNTYGTGCFMLMNVGDKPVASHNHLLSTVGWGLPDGDR, encoded by the coding sequence GTGGCTGGGGGCCCCATCCCGATTGCCGGCGTAGCGGGCGATCAACAGGCGGCCACCTTCGGCCAGGGATGCTTTGCGCCAGGCATGGCCAAAAACACCTACGGCACAGGGTGTTTCATGCTCATGAATGTGGGCGACAAACCCGTGGCTTCGCACAACCATCTGTTGTCCACCGTCGGTTGGGGCCTGCCCGATGGCGACCGCTAG